The following proteins come from a genomic window of Phnomibacter ginsenosidimutans:
- a CDS encoding acyl carrier protein has translation MSDIATRVKKIIVDKLGVDEAEVTTEASFTNDLGADSLDTVELIMEFEKEFNISIPDEQAETITTVGQAVTYLEEHAK, from the coding sequence ATGAGCGACATCGCAACTCGAGTAAAGAAAATAATTGTCGACAAGCTTGGTGTTGACGAAGCTGAAGTAACTACAGAAGCTTCATTCACCAACGATCTCGGTGCCGATTCTTTGGATACCGTAGAGCTCATCATGGAATTTGAAAAAGAATTCAACATTTCTATCCCCGACGAGCAGGCAGAAACAATTACAACGGTAGGTCAGGCTGTAACATACCTGGAAGAACACGCCAAGTAA
- a CDS encoding IscS subfamily cysteine desulfurase, which translates to MNLQLPVYLDNNATTPCDPRVVDAMVPYFTQQFGNAASRNHPFGWAAEEAVDYAREQVAQLINADPKEIIFTSGATEGDNLGIKGVFEMYASKGNHIITMNIEHKAVLDTCKHLEKQGAEVTYLDVKPSGLIDLAELEAAIKPTTILIAIMYANNEIGVIQPIREISAIAKKHGVLLFSDAVQAVGKIPVDVKADGIDIMAFTGHKMYGPKGVGALYVRRKNPRVKVTAQMDGGGHERGMRSGTLNVPGIVGFGKACELARLEMDKDAAHTSRLRDKLEQALLKIEEAYVNGDPAHRLPHVSNISFKYVEGEGLLMGFNKNIALSSGSACTSASLEPSYVLKALGLGDDLAHSSLRFGLSRFTTEEQIDYTIEQITNTVLKLREMSPLWEMYKEGIDLNTIEWAHH; encoded by the coding sequence ATGAACCTTCAATTACCTGTTTACCTCGACAACAATGCGACTACCCCCTGCGATCCTCGTGTGGTAGATGCGATGGTGCCTTATTTTACCCAACAGTTTGGCAACGCTGCCAGCCGCAACCACCCTTTTGGATGGGCGGCAGAAGAAGCCGTAGACTATGCCCGTGAGCAGGTAGCTCAGCTCATCAATGCTGATCCGAAAGAAATCATTTTCACCAGCGGTGCTACTGAAGGCGACAACCTTGGCATCAAGGGTGTGTTCGAAATGTATGCCAGCAAGGGCAACCACATCATTACCATGAACATTGAGCACAAAGCCGTGCTCGATACCTGCAAGCACCTCGAAAAGCAGGGTGCCGAAGTAACTTACCTCGATGTAAAACCCAGCGGATTGATAGACCTGGCAGAGCTGGAAGCGGCCATTAAGCCTACTACTATCCTCATTGCCATCATGTACGCCAACAATGAAATTGGTGTGATTCAGCCCATCCGTGAAATCAGCGCTATTGCCAAGAAGCACGGCGTACTGTTGTTTAGCGATGCGGTACAAGCTGTAGGTAAAATTCCAGTAGATGTAAAAGCCGACGGCATCGACATCATGGCATTTACCGGCCATAAAATGTACGGTCCCAAAGGCGTAGGTGCCTTGTATGTACGCCGTAAGAACCCCCGTGTAAAAGTGACTGCCCAAATGGACGGTGGCGGTCACGAACGTGGCATGCGTAGCGGTACGCTGAACGTACCCGGCATTGTAGGTTTTGGTAAAGCCTGCGAACTGGCCCGCCTCGAAATGGACAAAGATGCAGCGCATACCAGCCGCCTCCGCGACAAGCTGGAGCAGGCTCTGCTGAAAATAGAAGAAGCCTACGTAAACGGCGATCCTGCTCATCGTTTGCCCCATGTGAGCAACATCAGCTTTAAGTATGTAGAAGGTGAAGGTTTGTTGATGGGCTTCAATAAGAACATTGCACTCAGCTCTGGTTCGGCTTGTACCAGTGCCAGCCTCGAGCCTAGCTATGTGCTCAAAGCCCTCGGCCTCGGTGACGATCTGGCCCACTCTTCATTGCGTTTTGGCCTCAGCCGTTTCACTACCGAAGAACAAATTGATTATACCATTGAGCAAATCACCAACACCGTGCTCAAGCTCCGCGAAATGAGCCCTTTGTGGGAGATGTACAAAGAAGGCATCGACCTCAATACCATTGAGTGGGCACACCACTAA
- a CDS encoding NAD(P)H-dependent flavin oxidoreductase — protein MQNRITSLFHIELPIIQAGMIWASGWRLASAVSNAGGLGMLGAGSMYPEVLQAHIRQYKAASNKPFAVNLPLLYPDIDKHIQIIIEEKVPIVFTSAGNPKTWTALLKSHGITVVHVVSSSKFALKAQEAGCDAVVAEGFEAGGHNGREETTTLVLIPAVAKAVDIPVIAAGGIGTGAQMAAALCLGAEAVQVGSRFVASHEASSHEAFKQAVVQAQEGDTKLMLKTLTPVRLLKNEFYQAVEAAENNAASKEELAALLGRGRAKKGMFEGDMQEGELEIGQVSALIHSIQPAAGIVYELWHDCQRSLQQTAAAFTANLKLS, from the coding sequence ATGCAAAACCGCATCACTTCTCTATTCCATATTGAATTACCCATCATTCAGGCCGGTATGATTTGGGCCAGCGGCTGGCGACTGGCCAGTGCCGTAAGCAATGCCGGCGGCCTTGGCATGCTGGGCGCCGGTAGCATGTATCCGGAAGTGTTACAAGCACATATCCGCCAATACAAAGCTGCCAGCAACAAACCCTTTGCTGTCAACCTGCCCCTGCTCTACCCCGATATCGATAAGCACATTCAAATTATTATTGAAGAAAAAGTACCCATCGTTTTTACCAGTGCCGGCAATCCAAAAACATGGACGGCATTATTAAAAAGCCATGGCATTACCGTGGTGCATGTAGTAAGCAGCAGCAAGTTTGCACTAAAGGCACAAGAAGCAGGCTGTGATGCAGTGGTGGCTGAAGGTTTTGAAGCCGGTGGCCACAACGGCCGTGAAGAAACCACCACGTTGGTGCTCATTCCTGCTGTAGCAAAAGCGGTAGACATACCCGTGATTGCAGCCGGTGGCATTGGTACCGGAGCACAAATGGCCGCTGCGTTATGCCTGGGTGCAGAAGCCGTACAGGTAGGCAGCCGCTTTGTGGCCAGCCACGAAGCCAGCAGCCACGAGGCTTTTAAGCAAGCCGTGGTGCAAGCACAAGAAGGCGACACCAAACTCATGCTGAAAACACTAACGCCAGTCAGATTGCTGAAAAACGAATTTTATCAGGCTGTTGAAGCGGCCGAAAACAACGCCGCCAGCAAAGAAGAACTGGCTGCCTTGCTGGGCCGCGGCCGTGCCAAGAAAGGCATGTTTGAAGGCGATATGCAAGAAGGCGAACTGGAAATTGGTCAGGTAAGTGCATTAATCCATAGCATTCAACCCGCCGCGGGTATTGTATACGAACTCTGGCACGATTGCCAACGAAGCCTGCAACAAACCGCTGCTGCTTTTACAGCCAATTTGAAATTGAGCTAA
- a CDS encoding HAD family hydrolase: MQHLKVIAFDADDTLWVNEPYFRETEDKFCALLEDFIPLHTAQKALFQMEMKNLKLYGYGVKGFMLSMIESALEISNHQANPVVYEKILAFGKELLEKPIELLPGVEEVLEKLQPHYRIVVATKGDLLDQGTQTQKKWAGKIFSPHRNHERQAGGRL, encoded by the coding sequence ATGCAACACCTGAAAGTAATCGCCTTCGACGCCGACGATACCCTCTGGGTCAATGAACCCTACTTCCGCGAAACGGAGGATAAATTTTGTGCCCTGCTCGAAGATTTTATACCGCTGCATACAGCGCAAAAAGCCCTGTTTCAGATGGAAATGAAAAACCTGAAACTCTATGGCTATGGCGTAAAAGGGTTTATGCTTAGCATGATTGAATCGGCGTTGGAAATCAGCAACCATCAGGCAAATCCTGTTGTGTATGAAAAAATATTGGCCTTTGGCAAAGAGCTGTTGGAAAAACCCATTGAACTGCTGCCCGGCGTAGAAGAAGTGTTGGAAAAACTACAGCCGCACTACCGCATAGTGGTGGCTACCAAAGGCGACCTGCTTGATCAGGGAACGCAAACTCAAAAAAAGTGGGCTGGAAAAATATTTTCACCACATCGAAATCATGAGCGACAAGCAGGTGGCCGATTATGA
- the rnc gene encoding ribonuclease III, with protein MSWLSSIFSTDKHRENFREQLKNVLGFKPGNVELYLTALSHRSVKETAEENNERLEYLGDAILSAVVADYLFMRYPKKGEGFLTEMRSKMVNRQMLNDIALKMGVKKITQFNKIDSALKNSQIFGNTLEALVGAIYLDKGYKQTLRWVTKRIILPHLLLDDLELQDINIKNKLIGWANKQSRSIDFETLEEKQERGRRLFIVGVKLDGEVIAAGRGFNKKDASQMAALQAVEKLGL; from the coding sequence GTGAGTTGGTTATCATCCATTTTTAGCACCGATAAACATCGGGAAAATTTCAGGGAGCAGCTGAAGAATGTGCTTGGTTTTAAACCAGGCAATGTAGAACTGTACCTGACGGCACTGAGCCACCGCTCGGTGAAAGAAACAGCCGAAGAAAACAATGAACGACTCGAATATTTGGGCGATGCTATCTTAAGTGCCGTGGTAGCCGACTACCTGTTTATGCGTTATCCTAAAAAAGGTGAAGGCTTTTTGACGGAAATGCGGAGCAAAATGGTGAACCGCCAAATGCTCAACGACATTGCCCTGAAAATGGGGGTGAAAAAAATTACCCAGTTCAACAAAATTGACAGTGCCCTCAAAAACAGCCAGATTTTCGGCAATACGCTGGAAGCCTTGGTAGGGGCCATTTACCTGGATAAAGGGTACAAACAAACCTTGCGTTGGGTCACCAAACGCATCATTCTGCCACACCTGCTGCTCGATGATTTGGAACTCCAAGACATCAACATCAAAAACAAACTGATTGGCTGGGCCAACAAGCAAAGCCGCAGTATTGATTTTGAAACATTGGAAGAAAAGCAGGAGCGGGGCCGCCGACTGTTTATTGTGGGCGTAAAGCTGGATGGCGAAGTGATAGCCGCCGGCCGTGGTTTCAACAAAAAAGACGCTAGCCAAATGGCGGCACTCCAGGCGGTGGAGAAATTGGGGTTATAG
- the mce gene encoding methylmalonyl-CoA epimerase encodes MNKIEHIGIAVSTLDTAIPVYEALLNTPCYKTEEVVSENVKTAFFQVGPNKIELLESTDPDGVIAKFIAKKGEGLHHMAFEVTDIYAEMERLTAAGFVLLNEQPKLGADNKLVCFVHPKGTNGVLVELCQERQ; translated from the coding sequence ATGAACAAAATTGAACACATCGGCATTGCTGTTTCTACCCTCGATACTGCCATTCCTGTATACGAAGCCCTGCTGAATACGCCCTGCTACAAAACCGAGGAAGTAGTTTCAGAAAATGTAAAAACGGCCTTTTTTCAGGTGGGCCCCAATAAAATTGAATTGTTGGAAAGTACCGACCCCGACGGCGTCATTGCAAAATTCATTGCCAAAAAAGGCGAAGGCCTGCACCATATGGCCTTTGAGGTAACCGATATCTACGCTGAAATGGAGCGGTTGACAGCTGCGGGTTTTGTGCTGCTGAACGAGCAACCCAAGCTGGGCGCCGACAATAAACTGGTTTGTTTTGTACACCCAAAAGGCACTAATGGCGTGTTGGTGGAGCTGTGCCAGGAAAGACAATGA
- a CDS encoding TrpB-like pyridoxal phosphate-dependent enzyme, translating into MKDVKILLSEDEMPRHWYNIQADMPNKPLPPLHPGTKQPVGPQDLAPLFPMELIKQEVSQDPWIEIPDEVRDIYRQWRPSPLFRARRLEKLLDTPAKIYYKYEGVSPSGSHKTNTAVAQAYYNKQEGVKRITTETGAGQWGTALSIACQMFGIECEVYMVRISFEQKPYRKALMNAFGAKVFSSPTNLTNAGRHILATDPNTAGSLGIAISEAIEMAVQDEHTKYALGSVLNHVLMHQTIIGQECLLQLEKAGDYPDIVIAPLGGGSNFAGMAFPFLRHNLVDGKQTRCIAVEPASCPKLTQGEFRYDFGDSAGYTPLLPMYTLGHNFRPAAIHAGGLRYHGASVLCSQLLKDGLIEANALQQLECFEAGIQFAKAEGIIPAPEANHAVAQAIREAKLCKESGESKTILFNLCGHGHLDLQAYNDYFDGKLQDHYLTEEELKGSLKELADYPPVA; encoded by the coding sequence ATGAAGGATGTAAAAATTTTATTGAGCGAAGATGAAATGCCCCGGCACTGGTACAATATCCAGGCCGATATGCCCAACAAGCCATTGCCACCCTTGCACCCCGGCACCAAACAACCGGTGGGCCCGCAAGATCTGGCACCGCTTTTTCCCATGGAACTTATCAAGCAGGAAGTAAGCCAGGACCCATGGATTGAAATACCCGACGAAGTGCGGGACATTTACCGCCAGTGGCGCCCCTCGCCATTGTTCAGGGCACGCCGGTTAGAAAAGCTGCTGGATACACCCGCTAAGATTTACTACAAATACGAAGGGGTGAGCCCCAGTGGCAGCCACAAAACCAACACAGCAGTTGCACAGGCTTATTACAACAAACAAGAAGGGGTAAAACGCATCACCACCGAAACAGGTGCGGGCCAGTGGGGCACTGCACTCAGTATTGCCTGCCAAATGTTTGGCATCGAATGCGAAGTGTACATGGTGCGCATCAGCTTTGAGCAAAAGCCATACCGCAAAGCACTCATGAATGCCTTTGGTGCCAAAGTATTCAGCTCTCCCACCAACCTTACCAATGCCGGCCGGCACATACTTGCTACCGACCCCAACACAGCGGGCAGCCTGGGCATTGCCATCAGCGAAGCCATTGAAATGGCTGTACAAGATGAGCATACAAAATATGCATTGGGCAGTGTGCTCAACCACGTACTCATGCACCAAACCATCATTGGGCAAGAGTGCTTACTGCAACTTGAAAAAGCCGGCGACTATCCCGATATCGTGATTGCACCGCTGGGTGGCGGCAGCAATTTTGCGGGCATGGCCTTTCCGTTTTTGCGCCACAATTTGGTGGATGGCAAACAAACCCGCTGCATAGCTGTAGAGCCTGCCAGTTGCCCCAAACTAACGCAGGGCGAATTCCGGTACGACTTTGGCGATTCAGCAGGATATACGCCGCTCCTCCCCATGTACACCTTGGGCCACAACTTTAGGCCCGCAGCTATACATGCCGGTGGCCTGCGCTACCATGGCGCCAGTGTATTGTGCAGCCAGCTACTGAAAGATGGTTTGATTGAAGCCAATGCGCTGCAACAATTGGAGTGCTTCGAAGCAGGTATTCAGTTTGCCAAGGCAGAAGGCATTATTCCTGCGCCAGAAGCTAACCATGCCGTGGCGCAAGCCATCCGCGAAGCAAAGCTGTGCAAAGAATCGGGCGAAAGCAAAACCATTCTCTTCAACCTTTGCGGCCATGGGCACCTGGACCTGCAGGCCTACAACGACTACTTCGATGGTAAGCTGCAAGACCACTACCTCACCGAAGAAGAACTGAAAGGTAGTTTGAAAGAACTGGCCGACTACCCACCCGTTGCATAA
- a CDS encoding sugar phosphate nucleotidyltransferase: protein MKAIIPVAGAGTKLRPHTYTQPKALIPIAGKTILSFIVDQLQEAGVREYIFIVGYLGEKIQDFVQQAYPHLQTHFVYQNERQGTGHAIQLTHSIVGHDDVIVVLGDTICEYDVKEVVNSPVSMLGIKKVDDPRSFGVAELDDEDNVERVVEKPAIPKSNMALVGIYKIKETNLLFECLSQILTENIRTNGDYNLTDALQCMINKGARFKGFRVQNWFDCGKKETLLDSNATLLKKIGGNVNPLQHAFENTIIIPPVSIAPGCSIKNSIIGPHVAIGSNTTVNYSIIRDSIIGSYTNLFEVVLDNSLIGSDASVKGLSRSLNIGDNTEIDFG, encoded by the coding sequence GTGAAAGCAATTATTCCCGTAGCGGGAGCCGGCACCAAACTCCGGCCACATACATATACGCAGCCAAAAGCATTGATTCCCATTGCCGGCAAAACCATCCTGAGCTTTATTGTAGATCAGCTGCAGGAAGCCGGTGTAAGAGAATACATCTTTATTGTAGGCTACCTTGGCGAAAAAATCCAGGACTTTGTACAACAGGCCTATCCACATTTGCAAACACATTTTGTGTACCAAAATGAAAGGCAAGGTACCGGGCATGCCATTCAGCTCACCCATAGCATTGTGGGCCACGATGATGTAATAGTGGTACTGGGCGATACCATTTGCGAATACGATGTAAAAGAAGTGGTAAACAGCCCCGTAAGCATGCTGGGTATCAAAAAAGTGGATGACCCCCGCAGTTTTGGCGTAGCCGAACTCGACGATGAAGACAACGTAGAAAGGGTGGTGGAAAAGCCAGCTATTCCTAAAAGCAACATGGCATTGGTCGGCATTTACAAAATCAAAGAAACCAACCTGTTGTTTGAATGTCTGAGCCAGATTCTCACTGAAAATATTCGTACCAACGGCGATTATAACCTGACCGATGCATTGCAATGCATGATTAATAAAGGGGCCCGTTTCAAAGGCTTCAGGGTGCAAAACTGGTTCGACTGTGGTAAAAAAGAAACCCTGCTCGACAGCAATGCCACCCTGCTCAAAAAAATTGGCGGCAATGTCAATCCGCTGCAGCATGCTTTTGAAAACACCATCATCATTCCACCTGTAAGCATTGCACCGGGCTGCAGTATTAAAAATTCTATTATTGGGCCGCATGTGGCCATTGGTAGCAACACCACGGTTAATTATTCCATCATCCGCGACAGCATTATTGGTTCGTACACCAACCTGTTTGAAGTAGTACTCGACAACAGCCTCATTGGCAGCGACGCCAGTGTAAAAGGGCTCAGCCGAAGCCTCAACATTGGCGACAATACTGAGATTGATTTTGGATAA
- the fabF gene encoding beta-ketoacyl-ACP synthase II, producing the protein MSHKRVVVTGIGALSALGNTVADTWQNMINGVSGAGPITLFDASKFKTRFACELKNFDPQDYLDRKEARKLDRYCQLALVVSDQAMADAGLNKDNIDVDRAGVIFASGIGGLITFQEEVINFAKGDGTPRFNPFFIPKMILDIAAGQISMRHGLRGPNFAVTSACASSTNAIGVAVDLIRAGKADVVLTGGSEAVISEAGVGGFNSMKALSERNDSPETASRPYDKDRDGFVMGEGAGALILESLEHAQARGARIICEIAGSGASADAHHITAPHPEGLGAKHVMLAALADAGMQPEEIHYINTHGTSTPIGDGAEVKAIQAVFGEHAYKLNISSTKSMTGHCLGAAGVIETIACIQAVLHNIVPPTINHFTDDPELDPNLNFTFNKAQKRTVDAALSNTFGFGGHNACVIVKKFVP; encoded by the coding sequence ATGAGCCATAAAAGAGTTGTAGTCACTGGCATTGGTGCCCTCAGCGCATTGGGAAACACGGTAGCAGACACATGGCAGAATATGATCAATGGTGTAAGCGGCGCAGGTCCCATTACATTGTTTGATGCATCTAAATTCAAAACCAGGTTTGCTTGCGAACTCAAAAACTTTGACCCTCAGGACTACCTCGACCGCAAAGAAGCTCGTAAACTCGACCGCTATTGTCAGCTGGCTTTGGTTGTAAGTGATCAGGCCATGGCAGACGCCGGTTTAAACAAAGACAATATAGATGTAGACCGTGCCGGTGTCATTTTTGCCAGCGGTATTGGCGGTCTTATCACCTTTCAGGAAGAAGTGATCAACTTCGCCAAAGGCGACGGAACGCCCCGTTTCAATCCCTTCTTCATTCCTAAAATGATTCTGGACATCGCAGCCGGACAAATCTCCATGCGCCATGGCTTGCGTGGCCCCAACTTCGCCGTTACCAGTGCTTGTGCTTCATCTACCAACGCCATTGGCGTAGCGGTAGATCTCATTCGTGCCGGCAAGGCCGACGTGGTACTTACCGGTGGTTCGGAAGCAGTTATCAGCGAGGCAGGTGTGGGTGGTTTCAACTCTATGAAAGCCCTCAGCGAACGCAATGACAGCCCCGAAACAGCCAGCCGCCCTTACGATAAAGACCGCGATGGTTTTGTAATGGGTGAAGGTGCTGGTGCGCTGATTTTGGAAAGCCTTGAGCATGCTCAGGCACGTGGTGCCCGCATCATTTGCGAAATAGCTGGTAGTGGTGCCAGCGCCGATGCACACCACATTACAGCGCCACACCCCGAAGGTTTGGGTGCCAAGCATGTAATGCTGGCTGCACTGGCAGATGCAGGTATGCAACCAGAAGAAATTCATTACATCAATACCCACGGTACCTCTACACCCATTGGTGATGGTGCAGAAGTAAAAGCCATTCAGGCAGTGTTTGGCGAACATGCGTACAAACTCAACATCAGCTCAACCAAATCCATGACAGGCCACTGTTTGGGTGCAGCAGGTGTGATTGAAACCATTGCTTGTATTCAAGCGGTTTTGCACAACATTGTACCACCTACCATCAACCACTTTACCGACGATCCGGAGCTGGATCCGAACCTGAACTTCACGTTCAATAAAGCACAGAAACGTACGGTGGATGCTGCATTGAGCAACACTTTCGGGTTTGGTGGGCACAACGCTTGTGTGATTGTGAAGAAGTTTGTGCCGTAG
- a CDS encoding S8 family serine peptidase, which yields MGPRRDGAQKPDISATGQALVSVLSSNSTPASTQDVVITGLYSKNQGTSMASPVVAGAAALLLQAHPTATAAQIKTYLTGNASNDALTGTVPNTTWGYGRVDAFKALASSFTCAVDRKTYAYDNPYTSAQDASVALTTQRVAVRFTPDLTGKLGGLFYHTVSNAGAGGTFSLTSLTAEIRSNNAGNPGTLLGTVNINTSAVALFSWNYLDLSSLNLNVTSGTDYFVVLYAGASSTWGVRRDATGTVDNRSLLSTDGGSSWSNPGYDYRIRSVVYAHSLVQNGTLAAADATDTRDINSTQQFQSNCALIAQVVPNGANPITGTVETKVWVESAAPTHNNRPYVRRHYEITPATNAATATARVTLYFTQADFNDFNANPFSSLDLPVDATDALNNKANLRISKLPGSSSDGSGLVGTYTGNATVINPNDNDIVWNAAYNRWEVSFDVTGFSGFVVQTVSFPLLPIVLESFTASKQGAAHLLHWKANCGQAAATFTVERSGDGIQFTSLGSRADQCQPLPATFPVER from the coding sequence ATTGGCCCCCGCCGCGATGGAGCGCAAAAACCGGATATCTCTGCTACTGGTCAGGCGCTGGTTTCGGTATTGTCGTCCAACTCTACACCTGCTTCTACGCAAGATGTAGTGATTACAGGATTGTACAGCAAAAACCAGGGAACGAGCATGGCTTCGCCGGTGGTAGCTGGTGCTGCTGCATTGTTATTACAGGCTCATCCAACCGCTACGGCCGCACAAATCAAAACCTATCTTACAGGCAATGCCAGCAACGATGCCCTTACCGGAACCGTACCCAACACTACCTGGGGCTACGGCCGGGTGGATGCCTTTAAGGCACTCGCTTCTTCATTTACCTGTGCGGTTGACAGAAAAACCTATGCCTATGACAACCCATACACCAGTGCTCAGGATGCCAGTGTTGCGCTTACCACCCAACGTGTTGCAGTACGTTTTACCCCCGATTTAACGGGTAAGCTCGGTGGTCTTTTTTACCATACAGTAAGCAATGCTGGTGCTGGCGGTACTTTCAGCCTCACCAGTTTAACGGCAGAAATACGGAGCAATAATGCAGGCAATCCCGGTACATTGTTGGGCACTGTAAATATCAACACCAGCGCTGTGGCACTGTTCAGCTGGAACTACCTCGACCTCAGCAGTCTCAATCTCAATGTAACCAGCGGCACCGATTACTTCGTGGTGCTCTACGCTGGTGCTTCCAGTACCTGGGGTGTACGCCGCGATGCGACGGGTACTGTAGACAACCGTTCACTCCTATCAACCGATGGTGGCAGTAGCTGGAGCAATCCTGGTTATGACTACCGCATACGCTCTGTTGTGTATGCTCACAGTTTGGTACAAAATGGTACGCTTGCTGCGGCCGATGCCACCGACACAAGGGATATCAACTCAACACAGCAATTTCAGTCGAACTGTGCCCTCATAGCACAAGTAGTGCCCAATGGCGCCAACCCCATTACAGGCACCGTGGAAACCAAAGTTTGGGTAGAAAGCGCTGCACCTACACACAACAACCGTCCTTACGTTCGCCGGCATTATGAAATTACACCTGCCACTAATGCGGCAACTGCCACAGCCCGGGTTACGCTTTATTTCACACAGGCCGATTTCAACGATTTCAACGCCAATCCATTCAGTTCACTCGATTTGCCAGTAGATGCCACCGATGCACTTAACAACAAGGCAAACCTGCGCATCAGCAAACTGCCGGGCAGCAGCAGCGATGGTTCTGGCCTCGTAGGCACATATACCGGAAACGCTACTGTAATCAATCCGAATGACAACGATATTGTATGGAATGCAGCTTACAATCGTTGGGAGGTAAGTTTTGATGTAACAGGCTTTAGTGGTTTCGTGGTACAAACTGTTTCTTTCCCCTTGCTGCCCATTGTATTGGAAAGTTTTACTGCCAGCAAGCAAGGCGCAGCACACCTGCTCCATTGGAAAGCCAACTGTGGCCAGGCCGCTGCAACATTTACTGTAGAAAGAAGCGGTGATGGAATTCAATTCACTTCATTGGGATCTCGTGCAGACCAGTGCCAACCGTTGCCTGCAACCTTTCCAGTGGAAAGATGA
- a CDS encoding T9SS type A sorting domain-containing protein: MQTSANRCLQPFQWKDDAPLAGTNYYRIRMQEAGADTRYSQVLLLQTNAREVTSLQPTALTKGGMLMASFADNGNGLLLISDAAGKLLYSRNLQQGVQTFSLPIQTAGVYFYRIQNAQGQTKANGKLVVQ, encoded by the coding sequence GTGCAGACCAGTGCCAACCGTTGCCTGCAACCTTTCCAGTGGAAAGATGATGCACCACTTGCTGGTACCAACTACTACCGCATCCGCATGCAGGAAGCTGGTGCAGACACCCGCTATAGTCAGGTATTGTTACTCCAAACAAATGCCCGTGAGGTTACCAGTTTGCAACCCACTGCGCTGACGAAGGGCGGTATGCTGATGGCCAGTTTTGCTGATAACGGAAACGGATTGCTGCTCATATCAGACGCTGCCGGAAAACTGTTGTACAGCCGAAATTTGCAGCAAGGAGTACAAACGTTTAGCTTGCCCATTCAAACAGCTGGCGTCTATTTTTATCGCATCCAAAATGCACAAGGCCAAACCAAGGCCAACGGCAAACTGGTAGTGCAATAA
- a CDS encoding HesB/IscA family protein gives MSIAVDNAITVSDKAKKKVDALMADAGIAGDDSYFLRVSVVGGGCSGLTYKMDFDNEQKPMDQVFEDKGLKLVCDLKSFLYLVNTELDFSDGLNGKGFYFNNPNASRSCGCGESFAV, from the coding sequence ATGAGTATAGCAGTAGACAATGCCATTACGGTAAGCGATAAGGCCAAAAAGAAAGTAGACGCCCTGATGGCGGACGCAGGTATTGCCGGCGACGACAGCTACTTTTTGCGGGTAAGTGTGGTAGGCGGTGGCTGTAGCGGTCTTACCTACAAAATGGATTTCGACAATGAGCAGAAACCCATGGATCAGGTGTTTGAAGACAAAGGCCTGAAACTGGTGTGCGACCTCAAAAGCTTTTTGTATCTGGTAAATACCGAACTCGATTTTAGCGATGGCCTCAATGGCAAGGGCTTTTATTTCAACAACCCCAATGCCAGCCGCAGCTGTGGTTGTGGTGAAAGTTTTGCTGTGTAA